The Myripristis murdjan chromosome 8, fMyrMur1.1, whole genome shotgun sequence genomic sequence TTCCTGTTGTAACTCCCGCGCACAGAATTGAATGTTTACTTTGGAGCGcaacagagagcaacagagagaaacagagagaaacagagagaaaagaggaggtaTGTTTACGGTCTTATTATATCCACTTGTACAGTTTCTGAATATTGTTGATTAAGGAATAACTTTGTGACTTAACACACAGTGCACATATGTCCCCGCAAGCTGTTATGTGTTGTAACAGTATTCTGTGGGTAACTTTGACCGTGGAGCCTGGCTTCCAGACTTAACGATGCACGTTCATACGTCGGATAAAACAGCAattttacagagaaaatgtcctTTGGTTTTCCCTCTGATGTCGTACGACTGCTCTGCCTGTCTCCAGCCTTTTATTTTCGCGGAGCTGTCACCAGCAACCGACCCGCGGTCGTCCCGATGCTgtagctgctgcttcagttggCAGGACGCGGACATGCAGCTTGTAGGAACCTCCGTGAACCACAGAGTTGAGGCAGAACAGTCGCACGACATCAGAGAGAAAACCAAaggacattttctctgtaaaataTGACCCGGTTTTACtaaaattgctgttttatgCAAGTATGAATGTGCATCCTTAAGTCTGGAAGCCAGGGTTAGCGGTCAAAGTTACATAGTGTTGCTACCCTGTATGTTGAAATTCTGTTTACCTGTAACAAATTGGTCTTGTCACCAGGGTACAAAAAGGAGTGAAGCTAACTCAGTTACTAATGTGCATATGATTAGGTGTAGACGTTTTAGAAGTCAACAAGccgctaaaaacaaaaacataactgGGGTTTCTATGTAGAATAATTATATGGCTTTTTGAACTAGTTAATTATGAAGTTACCTCAGTAATTTATATTTAGTTTACTTAAATTGCAGGGCTGTGCAGGCCAGAGTGTAAATGAAAAGTCTAAAGCCACATACATATcaatttgggggtccttgacacaaaaatgtttgagaaccactgatctcaTATAGCctaatttatttcaattttaattaatttttttattttaaaaataaaatatggcaACTGTAAACAATCAGTATTTGTCTCAATATTTGTATACATTGTTAttgctattgtttttattacagttaatCTTACATTTTCCTTCCTTGCAGGGCTGTGTTTGGGCTTGATACTTGAAGCAGAACTGCAGAAGTGTAAGTGATATGGAGGGGAATTGGGCCTACAATGAGCGGAGCAATATGAGAAGACGAGCActgaaaaaagttaaaaaactAATAGAATCATGTGAAAATGAGaaggaaaatgcaaaatatgatgGAAATGTGGAGGAAGGCTTAAATATTGAAGCATCAGGTGGGTGTGAAGAGATGCATGCTGATAGTGATGGAGAGAGCGAGCATAGTCTAAATATGGAGGCAGAACCTAGGTTTGATGATTCTGATGAGATGGACATGGATCATACTGATGCATGCAGTGAGAGTATGACTGATTTAAGGACTTCTCTGGCAGACTGGGCCATTGAGTTTGGCATTTCGCTGATGGCTCTATCGGCCCTGCTGTCCATCCTGAaacctctccatccctctctgccCAAAGATGGAAGAACATTACTtagaacaagaacaaaatacaaaattgagACCTTAGCAGGTGGAATATTTCACTATTTTGGAGTTCTGAATGCATTTCATAGGATTCTGGATAGGGTGTGGTCTGTTCTCCCAGACAGACACATCTTTAGACTACAGCTGAATTTTGATGGTCTGCCACTTTTTAAGAGCACGGGTGCTCAGTTTTGGCCAATACTTGGAATATTGCAGGGGTACAGTAAGAAGCCAGTGATGATTGGTCTTTTTTGTGGGTATTCTAAACCAAATTCTTTGTCAGAGTATTTGCAGCATCTggtaaatgaattaaaaacactgagtaCTGGTTTCGTTTTCAAGGGAAAGACATTCATTATGAATGTCACCTCTGTTGTGTGTGACACCCCAGCCCGTGCTTTTATCAGAGGTGTTAAATCACATACTGCATACCATGGATGTGACAAGTGCCACCAAACTGGTGTTCGAATAGGTAGCCGGATGACATTCCCTGAGGCCAGTGCAAGGCGTAGAACCGACAAGTGTTTTAGACAAGCCACTGATGAGGAACACCACCACGAACGCTCACCTTTCTCCGACCTTGATATTGACATGGTTGCCACCTTCCCTCATGATTACATGCACTTGGTGTGCTTAGGGGTAATGAGGCGTCTGCTTGATTTGTGGATGGGTCCTCCTGGTCCATTGTGTTGTCGTATGTCATCTAGTCAGGTTTCTTTGGTTTCAGAGAGACTACTTGCTATGAAGGATTACATTCCATCAGAGTTTGCCAGAAGGCCGCGTACACTGGctgagagaaacagatggaAGGCAACAGAACTACGCCAATTTTTGTTGTATACTGGCCCTGTTGCACTGAAGGATGTTTTGAAGTCTCAAATCTATGACAATTTTATGCTTCTGTCTGTTGGTGTGTACATTTTGGTGAGCTCGGAATATTGTTTGAGCATGAATGACCTTGCAAACTCCTTGCTGGTTTCATTTGTTGAACACTTTGGCTGTGTTTATGGGCAAGAATTTTTAGTTTACAATATACATGGTCTTGTGCATCTGAGTCAGGATGTCAAAATGCATGGCAATTTGGATCTCATTTCagcttttccatttgaaaaTTTCTTAGGACAACTTAAAAAAATGGTTAGGGGGCCACGCAATGCGCTGACTCAAGTGATCCGCAGGTTGTCTGAAATGGATCATGTCAACTCTAGTCCTGATCTTTGTTCACAAAAGGCTAAAGCATATACGTTGGAGCATGAAGATGGTCCAGTGCCACAGTCGACCAGTGGAGAAGTACACCAATTTAAAGTGTTGTCCATGGATGGTATAATTGTCAAACCATCAAGGAGAGATTCCTGCATCAGAATTAGGAATAAGGTGGTTTTGGTTGAAAACTTTGTCATTGATGGAGGAATAGAATACATTGCAGGCAAAGAATACAGATGCAAGGAACCATTCTTTGTATATCCATTTGACTCCAGAGAGTTAGGAATATACAAAGTTTCTAACCTGTCCATGAATGTGAAGTACTTTCAGATGGAGGAAAGTGTACAAAAGTACATCAGGTTGCCATATCATAATGACTTTGTTGTTGTGCCCCTCATACATTCAAATGAATCACTCACCAGGGGTCACTGAATCAGTTGCCTCTGTGCAAACTGTAGTCCTGGGTTTCCCAAAGGTGGCATACCCATTTCCTGTTCTGGTTCAGTTTCCCATAGCTTCGATTGATTGGCAGCAGGTtttaaacacatacagtatgacACTTTCGTATGTGTTTCCAGTTCAAATCTGCTGCTGAGTCAAACAAAGTAAGTGGTCCTTGTTGTTCCTTTTGACATCAGATACATTTTTTTAGTCTCTTCTCATATTGCTCGTGAGTTCTTAACAGATAACAAACGAAAGTAACTTAAAAAAGGACTAAACGTCTTTTCATTATCCATAGGCAATGTATCACATTGTCATTTTTGAGAAAACTAATGAGGTGGAAGTGGTACCATCAAAGTGGGTCAATGGAGAGGAATGTATGTGGCCACCACACAAAGTAGATGTCGTCAAGGCCACAAAAAGTCAACAACAACCTGGAGCAGGCTGGAAACCATACAGAGTCCGAGTTATATTCACATCAAGTAAGTCCAATTGTGTGGATTCTGTTACATGTTGAGACTAATATCTTTGCTAAATGTGTATATAGGCATAAGTTGTCGCACaccaatcagaaaacagaaTTTCTGTGGAAAGACAAACTATCAGTCACATTATTGAAATTTAACCAGTTGTATTTGAGCTTTTAAATGTGAATAACAAAAGAATGAACCAACTAATGACTAACTAACCAACACACCAGTTATTTGTGACAGACAATCCATGGTAAgttcttgttattatttttttgtagatGATTACAATGAGGCAAGGCTAAAGCTACCAAAAGCTGTTGAACACACTGACCTTGGGACAGATGGGGAGGATTCTCCAGTTAAACCCAAAAGGCGAAGAATGTaagttattatgttttatttctacatgtctatatctatatgcattttcaattttaataacATCAACTACTTAATTAGACCAAAGAACATCCTCTTCCCTggcgatgatgaagatgaagatgaggccAAAGATGTCTTGCCAAAAGCTAAGCCAAGGAAGAAGTAAGTAAGAAATTTCAATCGCTGCTCATTTGAGTTTGATCCTCTACTATTGGTATGTAAAATGTTGTTAATATATTTGGTTTGCTATGTCACTGCAGGCCAGCTGAACTGCCTAGTGCACCAAAGATTCTTCCTCCATTTGGTCCTGATCCCCAAGGGAATGATTCTGGTGGGGAAGCTGTCTTACCAAAAGAACAACCACGGTAAACTCCAGCTACAGTTAATTTGAGTTTGATTAGctattattttaatctgaaaatttTCTGGATTGCTTTGCTCTGTCTCCTTGCGTAATAGATGGACTGTCTAATGCACCAgtaatctttatctttatttattcctaATTTCTGAAGAACATATTCCATTCAGAAAACCACCAACCAAGGAAGGGCATCCTTGCAATCCAAAGCCAAAAAAATCTAATGTTAATCATGCTGATTGCAGAGTCCACCATATGCCTGAACTGGATCAGAGAAGCCGAGCATCCCCTAGCCCGCACAAGAGAAGCTGTGCGTCCCCTAGCCCGCACAAGAGAAGCCGTGCGTCCCCGAGCCCGTACCAGAGAAGCTGTGCGTCCCCTAGCCCGCACAAGAGAAGCCGTGCGTCCCCGAGCCCGTACCAGAGAAGCCGTGCGTCCCCGAGCCCGTACCAGAGAAGCCGTGCGTCCCCGAGCCTGTACCAGAGAAGCCGTGCGTTTTCGAGCCCGCACCAGAGAAGCCGTGTGTTCTCGAGCCCGCACCAGAGAAGCCGTGCGTCCCCGAGCCCTCACCAGAGAAGCCGTGCGTCCCCGAGCCTGTACCAGAGAAGCCGTGCGTCCCCGAGCCCTCACCAGAGAAGCCGTGCGTCCCCGAGCCCTCACCAGAGAAGCCGTGCATCCTCTAGCCCTGACCAGAGAAGCTGTGCATCCTCTAGCCTGCACCAGAGAAGCCGTGCATCCTCTAGCCCTTACCAGAGAAGCTGTGCGTCCCCGAG encodes the following:
- the LOC115363687 gene encoding serine/arginine repetitive matrix protein 1 → MYHIVIFEKTNEVEVVPSKWVNGEECMWPPHKVDVVKATKSQQQPGAGWKPYRVRVIFTSNDYNEARLKLPKAVEHTDLGTDGEDSPVKPKRRRIVHHMPELDQRSRASPSPHKRSCASPSPHKRSRASPSPYQRSCASPSPHKRSRASPSPYQRSRASPSPYQRSRASPSLYQRSRAFSSPHQRSRVFSSPHQRSRASPSPHQRSRASPSLYQRSRASPSPHQRSRASPSPHQRSRASSSPDQRSCASSSLHQRSRASSSPYQRSCASPSHHQRSRASSNLHQRSRASPSPDQRSCASSSLHQRSVSSPDLHQTKTVSSETHEMIRRPKTSLHTSLLQNILTNQEMMMDQMKIIFTIVQGLKSVTEEEIGVETNLLPVADRQSLENLEERLRNSPDLKNQLRNMLALKGGGGVKECVKRVMGATLTHSLATKINMRGINGKIGFQHLHIKDVVIAAVRRNRLTSDATDQEIESRITKWLQNAPDRNGGRSERMRRKENERNSNV